Below is a genomic region from Hippea sp. KM1.
TGTCAACCCAGGCTTACAACAAGGATGATCTGTACAGCGCCAAGCTTTATGCCCAGAAGGCGGTTCAGGAGAATCCGTGGTGCAAGGCCGCCTGGGATAATTACAATAGGATATTGATTAATATCACCGGAGGGGATATAAATAGGATACCTGAACCAAAGAAGGAGGAGGCAGCACCAGCTGCTGAGGCACCGACTGCCGGAGGCGAAGAGGAAGAGATAGAGGGCTGCTAAGGGTGTATGGCTAAAACACGAAGGGAATTTCTGGGGAAAGCCTTGAGCTTCACAGCCGCAGCGGGGCTTGCGAGTTTGGCTTTCCCCTTTTATCGTTTTGTTGCATCTAAGTCGTCGGATAGAACCATTAGTATACCGCTAAGCAGCATCGATAGGGATGTTGTTTTTATAGATAACCCGCCGTTGTTTGTTGTAAAGACCAAAAAAGGTTATAAGGCGTATGATGCCCATTGCACCCATATGGGTTGCATAGTAAATTACAACCCCACATCCAATCGCTTTGAGTGTCCCTGCCACGGCAGCGTATTTGATATTAAGGGTGAGAGGGTTAAGGGTCCTGCCAGAAAGCCTCTTAAGGTATTGACTTGCAGGGTCGTTCATAATAACCTCGTTATAGGATGAAGATTGACTATTTTATAGCCTGGTTAGCACAGGGTTTTCTCATAATAGCCCTTGTTAGTGGTATACCCAT
It encodes:
- a CDS encoding QcrA and Rieske domain-containing protein, encoding MAKTRREFLGKALSFTAAAGLASLAFPFYRFVASKSSDRTISIPLSSIDRDVVFIDNPPLFVVKTKKGYKAYDAHCTHMGCIVNYNPTSNRFECPCHGSVFDIKGERVKGPARKPLKVLTCRVVHNNLVIG